From the Streptomyces nigrescens genome, one window contains:
- a CDS encoding helix-turn-helix domain-containing protein has translation MNRHRVVALLNPPQSPFELACAAEVFGTARQDLPVHYDFLICAERPGPLRTTFGYAMLVDAGLPALEEADTVIVPGWRPPGSPVPPTVLEALRAAHRRGARIVAICTGAFVLAQAGLLDGRRATTHWGRTAQLAAAFPEVQVDLDVLYVDHGDVATSAGSGAGIDLCLHLVRSDHGAAYAAQIARHMVLPPHREGSQLQYATQPAPARADESLAPLLEWATSQLGTRLTLDRLAERAGLSNRTLARRFTEQLGTSPGQWLLRQRLDAARVLLEQTDLPVEAIATRVGLASAVNLRRRFRAALGTTPGAYRRAFGETL, from the coding sequence ATGAACCGACATCGGGTGGTGGCCCTTCTCAACCCGCCCCAGTCCCCCTTCGAACTCGCCTGCGCCGCCGAGGTCTTCGGCACCGCCCGGCAAGACCTGCCGGTCCACTACGACTTCCTGATCTGCGCCGAGCGCCCCGGGCCCCTGCGGACCACCTTCGGCTACGCGATGCTCGTCGACGCGGGTCTGCCGGCCCTGGAGGAAGCGGACACCGTGATCGTCCCGGGCTGGCGCCCGCCCGGCAGCCCGGTGCCGCCGACCGTCCTGGAGGCGCTGCGGGCCGCCCACCGGCGCGGGGCGAGGATCGTCGCCATCTGCACGGGGGCATTCGTCCTCGCCCAGGCCGGACTGCTCGACGGCCGCCGCGCCACCACCCATTGGGGCCGCACCGCACAACTCGCCGCCGCCTTTCCCGAGGTGCAGGTGGACCTGGACGTGCTGTACGTGGACCACGGCGACGTGGCGACCAGCGCCGGAAGCGGGGCGGGCATCGACCTGTGCCTGCACCTCGTACGCTCCGACCACGGCGCGGCATACGCCGCCCAGATTGCCCGGCACATGGTGCTGCCGCCACACAGGGAGGGCAGCCAACTCCAGTACGCCACACAGCCCGCCCCCGCCAGGGCCGACGAGTCATTGGCACCACTGCTGGAGTGGGCCACCTCGCAGCTCGGCACCCGACTGACCCTGGACCGCCTCGCCGAACGCGCCGGACTGTCGAACCGAACCCTCGCCCGGCGGTTCACCGAACAGCTCGGCACCAGCCCGGGACAGTGGTTGCTCCGCCAACGCCTCGACGCGGCACGGGTCCTCCTGGAACAGACCGACCTTCCAGTGGAAGCCATCGCCACCCGCGTCGGACTCGCCTCGGCCGTCAACCTGCGGCGCCGCTTCCGAGCGGCCCTCGGCACCACGCCCGGTGCGTATCGGCGGGCCTTCGGCGAAACGCTGTAG
- a CDS encoding cupin domain-containing protein codes for MSETTETVPLKTAVQVDEVAPVEVVPGIVRRRLPRTAYAGGWLIDFAPGTEWPEVDVHATEERYYVLSGEVIEGEERHGPGTYVVFAPGSRHRPRTETGARMLGITVLPR; via the coding sequence ATGAGTGAAACTACTGAAACGGTCCCGCTGAAGACGGCCGTCCAGGTCGATGAGGTCGCACCGGTCGAGGTCGTCCCCGGGATCGTGCGCCGCCGACTGCCGAGGACCGCATACGCCGGTGGCTGGCTGATCGACTTCGCCCCCGGAACCGAGTGGCCGGAGGTCGACGTGCACGCCACCGAAGAGCGCTACTACGTGCTGAGCGGTGAGGTGATCGAGGGCGAGGAACGCCACGGGCCCGGTACGTACGTGGTCTTCGCACCGGGCAGCCGCCACCGGCCCCGCACCGAGACGGGAGCACGGATGCTCGGGATCACCGTGCTCCCCCGCTGA
- a CDS encoding SDR family NAD(P)-dependent oxidoreductase has protein sequence MSKTLVVVGAGPGLGMGVARAFGLQGFRVGLIARTESKLHTLVGELADLGITAAAFPADIRDRDALTTALAAAGDTLGPIDVLEYSPSPTGPITHAAQTTVDSVTAQFELHVLGALTAVGHVLPQMLARGDGTLLLTTGVSSTIPAPFLANVGMAMAGLRNWAHTLHAELKPQGIHVGTVTIASGITPGGGEADPDAIGARYYSMYQQRNRIEEVIGDLDAFRSLVTRTGGHGTPAGV, from the coding sequence GTGTCCAAGACGCTCGTTGTGGTCGGTGCCGGGCCGGGGCTGGGGATGGGGGTGGCCCGCGCATTCGGCCTCCAGGGCTTTCGGGTCGGGCTGATCGCCCGTACCGAGAGCAAGCTGCACACCCTGGTGGGTGAGCTGGCCGACCTGGGTATCACGGCCGCCGCGTTTCCAGCCGATATCCGCGATCGCGACGCGCTCACCACAGCCCTCGCCGCGGCGGGGGACACGCTGGGGCCGATCGATGTGCTCGAATACAGCCCCAGCCCGACCGGGCCGATCACTCACGCCGCACAGACCACGGTCGACTCCGTCACCGCGCAGTTCGAGCTGCATGTGCTGGGCGCGTTGACCGCCGTGGGCCATGTGCTGCCGCAGATGCTGGCCCGAGGCGACGGCACCCTACTGCTGACCACCGGTGTTTCCTCGACGATCCCCGCCCCCTTCCTGGCCAACGTGGGTATGGCCATGGCTGGGCTTCGGAACTGGGCACACACTTTGCACGCTGAACTCAAGCCACAGGGCATCCACGTGGGGACGGTGACCATCGCCTCCGGGATCACCCCCGGCGGCGGCGAGGCCGACCCTGACGCCATCGGCGCCCGCTACTACAGCATGTACCAGCAGCGGAACCGCATCGAAGAGGTCATCGGCGACCTGGACGCCTTCCGCTCCCTCGTCACCCGGACCGGTGGGCACGGCACTCCGGCCGGAGTCTGA
- a CDS encoding winged helix-turn-helix transcriptional regulator, with amino-acid sequence MAPHRNTSPDPQHHHSTPPPTTRGDHESDEEACREVLQILGLVGSKWSILIVGQLRDRTMRFGELHRAVKGISQRMLTLTLRQLERDGLLTRTVHPSVPPRVDYALTALGATLLDSVVALGEWASAHRHEISNNRHRYDATHPTRT; translated from the coding sequence TTGGCGCCCCACAGGAACACCTCCCCGGACCCGCAGCACCACCACTCCACACCGCCCCCGACAACCCGCGGCGACCACGAGTCCGACGAGGAGGCATGCCGGGAGGTGCTCCAGATCCTCGGGCTGGTCGGCAGCAAGTGGAGCATCCTGATCGTCGGGCAACTCCGCGACCGCACCATGCGCTTCGGCGAACTGCACCGCGCCGTCAAGGGCATCTCCCAGCGCATGCTCACCTTGACACTGCGGCAACTCGAACGCGACGGCCTGCTGACCCGCACCGTCCACCCGAGCGTTCCCCCACGTGTGGACTACGCCCTCACCGCACTCGGCGCGACACTGCTGGACTCCGTCGTCGCTCTCGGAGAATGGGCCTCCGCACACCGCCACGAGATCAGCAACAATCGGCACCGCTACGACGCCACGCACCCCACACGGACCTGA
- a CDS encoding DMT family transporter, producing MSRADGRALAAASVTVVLWASSFIAIRSSAADFGPGALALGRLAVASVVLSVLLLVRRGGFPPREAWPGIIASGVLWFGAYMVALNWGEKLVDAGTASLVVNVGPILMALLGGWLLKEGFPPRLMAGMAVSFAGALVVGLSMSGGGESSLLGVLLCLFAALAYAVGVVLQKPTLKHATPMQVTTFGALAGTVACLPFAGQLVSQVSRAPVSATLQMVYLGVFPTALAFTTWAYAVSRTTVGKMGTTTYAVPVLVVLMSWLFLGEVPGWLTLLGGLLCLSGVAVSRMRGKARAQVPDDARGNRAAAQPDVSAESAR from the coding sequence GTGAGCAGGGCGGATGGCCGGGCGCTCGCCGCGGCCTCCGTCACCGTGGTGCTGTGGGCGTCGTCGTTCATCGCGATCCGCAGCTCCGCCGCGGATTTCGGGCCGGGCGCACTCGCCCTGGGCAGGCTGGCGGTGGCGTCCGTCGTGTTGAGCGTCCTCCTGCTGGTCCGGCGCGGTGGATTCCCGCCCCGCGAGGCCTGGCCCGGCATCATCGCCTCGGGAGTCCTGTGGTTCGGCGCATACATGGTGGCCTTGAACTGGGGCGAGAAGCTCGTGGACGCGGGAACGGCTTCCCTGGTCGTCAATGTCGGGCCGATCCTGATGGCGCTCCTGGGCGGATGGCTGCTCAAGGAGGGCTTCCCGCCCCGGCTGATGGCGGGCATGGCCGTGTCTTTCGCCGGGGCCCTGGTGGTCGGGCTGTCCATGTCCGGCGGCGGAGAGTCGTCTCTCCTCGGCGTGCTGCTGTGCCTGTTCGCGGCGCTGGCGTACGCGGTGGGTGTGGTGCTGCAGAAGCCGACGCTGAAGCACGCCACTCCGATGCAGGTGACCACGTTCGGTGCGCTCGCCGGAACGGTGGCCTGTCTGCCGTTCGCCGGACAGCTGGTGTCGCAGGTGAGCCGGGCCCCGGTGTCGGCGACGTTGCAGATGGTGTACCTGGGCGTCTTCCCGACGGCCCTGGCGTTCACCACGTGGGCCTACGCGGTGTCCCGTACGACCGTCGGCAAGATGGGTACCACGACCTACGCGGTGCCCGTGCTCGTGGTCCTCATGTCGTGGCTGTTCCTCGGCGAGGTGCCCGGCTGGCTGACACTCCTCGGTGGCCTCCTGTGCCTGTCCGGGGTAGCGGTGTCGCGGATGCGGGGGAAGGCGCGGGCGCAGGTCCCGGACGACGCGCGTGGGAACCGCGCGGCGGCCCAGCCCGACGTCTCGGCGGAGTCTGCGCGGTAG